In Burkholderia gladioli, a genomic segment contains:
- a CDS encoding histone deacetylase family protein codes for MKTFFHPEQLLHHPRSYLSRGQMREPQEVPERAARLVAAAGSLDFTVEAPADRGTAAIAAVHDMNYLRFLEEAHRDWKRMPDDWGDEVMSNIFVREPNPLRGVLAQAARYLADGSCPVGEQTWRSAYWSAQSALAAAEAVNGGAREAWGLCRPPGHHARRDAAGGFCYLNNAAIAAQALRQRFGRVAILDTDMHHGQGVQEIFYGRDDVLYISIHGDPTNFYPVVAGYEEETGSGAGDGYNVNLPMPHGASEAMFFERVDDALRVLRRFEADAIVLALGFDIYRDDPQSKVAVTTEGFGRLGGAVGALGLPTVIVQEGGYHLESLEANARAFFGGFGEARG; via the coding sequence ATGAAAACCTTCTTCCATCCCGAGCAACTGTTGCACCATCCGCGCAGCTATCTGTCACGCGGCCAGATGCGCGAGCCGCAGGAAGTGCCGGAGCGCGCGGCGCGGCTGGTGGCGGCCGCCGGCTCGCTGGACTTCACGGTCGAGGCGCCGGCCGATCGCGGTACCGCGGCGATCGCGGCCGTGCACGACATGAACTACCTGCGCTTTCTCGAGGAAGCGCATCGCGACTGGAAGCGCATGCCCGACGACTGGGGCGACGAGGTGATGTCGAACATCTTCGTGCGCGAGCCGAACCCGCTGCGCGGCGTGCTGGCCCAGGCGGCGCGCTACCTGGCCGACGGCAGTTGCCCGGTCGGCGAACAGACCTGGCGTTCGGCCTATTGGTCGGCGCAGAGCGCGCTGGCCGCGGCCGAGGCCGTGAATGGCGGCGCACGCGAGGCCTGGGGCCTGTGCCGGCCGCCCGGCCATCACGCACGGCGCGATGCGGCGGGCGGCTTCTGCTACCTGAACAATGCCGCGATTGCCGCGCAGGCGCTGCGCCAGCGCTTCGGCCGCGTGGCGATCCTCGACACCGACATGCATCACGGCCAGGGCGTGCAGGAGATCTTCTACGGTCGCGACGACGTGCTCTACATCTCGATCCACGGCGATCCGACCAACTTCTACCCGGTCGTCGCCGGCTACGAGGAGGAAACCGGCAGCGGCGCGGGCGATGGCTACAACGTCAACCTGCCGATGCCGCACGGCGCCTCGGAGGCGATGTTCTTCGAACGCGTCGACGATGCGCTGCGCGTACTGCGCCGCTTCGAAGCCGATGCGATCGTGCTCGCGCTCGGCTTCGACATCTACCGCGACGATCCGCAATCGAAGGTGGCCGTCACCACCGAGGGCTTCGGTCGTCTTGGCGGCGCGGTGGGCGCGCTGGGCCTGCCGACCGTGATCGTGCAGGAGGGCGGTTATCACCTGGAGAGCCTGGAGGCGAATGCGCGCGCTTTCTTCGGCGGGTTCGGCGAGGCACGAGGCTAG
- a CDS encoding MFS transporter, which produces MTPQSTPARQPARAASAAFIGTMIEWYDFYIYATAAALVFGELYFPSGDRFVSTMASFATFAVGFFARPLGGIVFGHLGDRIGRKKALMTTLMMMGAATVCVGLLPDYATLGVLAPVLLVLLRVVQGIAVGGEWGGAVLMAGEHAPQGRRTFFASFAQLGSPAGLILSLLAFRAVTSMDKAAFLSWGWRLPFLASSLLLVVGILIRLGVNESPEFARLRETRRTAKLPIAEVFRSARGLVLLGIGANTIGIAGVYFTNTFMIAYTTQYVGVTRSMILDCLFVVAVIQLLSQPCAAWLAEKIGGARFLKLAALLAMASPYPMFVLVQQGSTVSMVIGIALAVICMASFYSVIAGFISGIFPTHIRYSAISLAYQVCGAIAGGLTPLVGTWLAHRYSGQWWPLAVFYTCLAAISLLCIVALDARREARQDAADALTSHG; this is translated from the coding sequence TTCATCGGCACGATGATCGAGTGGTACGACTTCTACATCTACGCCACGGCTGCCGCGCTGGTGTTCGGCGAGCTCTACTTCCCGTCCGGCGACCGCTTCGTCAGCACTATGGCCTCGTTCGCGACCTTCGCGGTCGGCTTCTTCGCGCGGCCGCTGGGCGGCATCGTGTTCGGCCACCTGGGCGACCGGATCGGCCGCAAGAAGGCGCTGATGACCACCCTGATGATGATGGGCGCGGCCACCGTCTGCGTCGGCCTGCTGCCCGACTACGCCACGCTCGGCGTGCTCGCCCCGGTGCTGCTGGTGTTGCTGCGCGTGGTGCAGGGCATCGCGGTGGGGGGTGAATGGGGCGGCGCGGTGCTGATGGCCGGCGAACACGCGCCGCAAGGGCGCCGCACCTTCTTCGCCTCGTTCGCGCAGCTCGGCAGCCCGGCCGGCCTGATCCTCTCGCTGCTGGCATTCCGCGCCGTTACCTCGATGGACAAGGCCGCCTTCCTGTCCTGGGGCTGGCGCCTGCCTTTCCTCGCGAGTTCGCTGCTGCTGGTGGTCGGCATCCTGATCCGGCTCGGCGTCAACGAATCGCCCGAGTTCGCCCGCCTGCGCGAGACGCGGCGCACCGCCAAGCTGCCGATCGCCGAGGTGTTCCGTTCCGCGCGCGGCCTGGTGCTGCTCGGCATTGGCGCCAACACGATCGGCATCGCCGGCGTCTACTTCACCAATACCTTCATGATCGCGTACACCACGCAGTATGTCGGCGTGACGCGCTCGATGATCCTCGACTGCCTGTTCGTGGTCGCCGTGATCCAGTTGCTGTCGCAGCCCTGCGCCGCCTGGCTGGCCGAGAAGATCGGCGGGGCGCGCTTCCTCAAGCTGGCCGCGTTGCTGGCGATGGCCTCGCCCTATCCGATGTTCGTGCTGGTGCAGCAGGGCAGCACCGTCTCGATGGTGATCGGCATCGCGCTGGCGGTGATCTGCATGGCGAGCTTCTACTCGGTGATCGCCGGCTTCATCAGCGGCATCTTCCCGACCCATATCCGCTACTCGGCGATCTCGCTGGCCTACCAGGTCTGCGGCGCGATCGCGGGCGGTCTCACGCCGCTGGTCGGCACCTGGCTCGCGCATCGCTACAGCGGCCAGTGGTGGCCGCTGGCGGTGTTCTATACCTGCCTCGCGGCGATCTCGCTGCTTTGCATCGTGGCGCTCGACGCGCGACGCGAAGCACGCCAGGACGCGGCCGACGCGCTTACCTCGCATGGCTGA
- a CDS encoding porin: MYKPLCLGAALLCANGLAHAQNSVTLYGIIDQGIAINTNAAGSRQYALTSGNESGSRWGLRGREELGGGLFSLFVLEGGFNGSTGALGQNGDLFGRQVYVGLGSSRLGTLTAGRQYLPNAEMVGIFEAGEDWALSGAGYGAHPGDLDDLDGSFRVNNALKYSSPTWAGFNAEALYSFGGVAGSSSRNQIYGFGLGWQGGPFKAAAAYTFARNPNFSLYGNKANDSASGSNMASPVYSGYASAGSQQIVNAGGTYTLGAATFGAVYSNTRFQNLGATAVSGSASAMLGASVAFNTFELNAKYLITPALQVAASYALTRSSSVNGREGAKYSQLEAGLDYSLSKRTDLYAVSVYQLASGTDSTGRKAVAAVAFATPSSNSHQLVTVAGIRHRF, translated from the coding sequence ATGTACAAACCGCTTTGCCTCGGCGCCGCCTTGCTGTGCGCCAACGGCCTGGCCCACGCGCAGAACTCGGTGACGCTGTACGGCATCATCGACCAGGGTATCGCGATCAATACCAACGCGGCTGGCAGCCGCCAGTACGCGCTGACGAGCGGCAACGAATCGGGCAGCCGCTGGGGGCTGCGCGGCCGCGAGGAACTCGGCGGCGGCCTGTTTTCGCTGTTCGTGCTGGAAGGCGGCTTCAACGGCTCGACCGGCGCGCTCGGGCAGAACGGCGACCTGTTCGGCCGCCAGGTCTATGTGGGCCTGGGCTCCTCGCGCCTGGGCACGCTGACGGCGGGGCGCCAGTACCTTCCGAATGCGGAGATGGTCGGCATCTTCGAGGCGGGCGAGGACTGGGCGCTGTCGGGGGCCGGCTACGGCGCGCATCCGGGCGATCTCGACGACCTCGACGGCTCGTTTCGCGTCAACAACGCACTGAAGTACAGCTCGCCGACCTGGGCCGGCTTCAATGCCGAGGCGCTCTACAGTTTCGGCGGCGTGGCCGGCAGCAGCTCGCGCAACCAGATCTACGGCTTCGGCCTAGGTTGGCAAGGCGGCCCGTTCAAGGCCGCCGCGGCCTACACCTTCGCGCGTAACCCGAACTTCTCGCTGTACGGCAACAAGGCCAACGACAGCGCGAGCGGCAGCAACATGGCGAGCCCCGTCTACAGCGGCTACGCCAGCGCCGGCTCGCAGCAGATCGTCAATGCGGGCGGCACCTACACGCTCGGCGCGGCGACCTTCGGCGCCGTCTACAGCAACACGCGTTTCCAGAACCTCGGCGCCACCGCCGTGAGCGGCTCGGCCAGCGCGATGCTGGGCGCGAGCGTCGCCTTCAATACCTTCGAGCTGAACGCGAAGTACCTGATCACGCCGGCGTTGCAGGTGGCGGCCTCCTACGCGCTGACCAGGAGCAGCAGCGTGAACGGTCGCGAGGGCGCGAAGTACAGCCAGCTCGAGGCCGGCCTCGACTATTCGCTCTCCAAGCGCACCGACCTCTACGCGGTCAGCGTCTACCAGCTCGCCAGCGGCACCGACTCGACGGGTCGCAAGGCGGTCGCGGCGGTGGCCTTCGCCACGCCGTCCTCGAACAGCCACCAGCTCGTCACGGTCGCCGGGATCCGGCACCGGTTCTGA
- a CDS encoding Zn-dependent hydrolase — translation MDRQVKVDGARLWRSLMEMAEIGATARGGVRRLALTDEDRRGRERFAQWCREAGMAVSVDAVGNLFARRAGTDPEAAPVLVGSHLDTQPEGGRFDGVYGVLAGLELVRALNDAGQATEKPIEIVSWTNEEGARFTPAMLGSAVYTGATPLDAALATSDADGVTLGEALDASGYRGQRAIGGERIDAYFEAHIEQGPVLEANGTTIGVVTGGQAIRWLDVTVTGVAAHAGTTPMPYRKDALFASARMALELERIIASYAPRGLATIGQATIPNASRNTIAGQLAFTVDLRHHEDAEVDAIERELRAAFERIAAERGLRVEISTYWRSPATPFDASCVALVQQAVDALGYSNQRIVSGAGHDAIHLARHCPTAMVFIPCVDGLSHNEAEDALPEDVTRGAEVLLQAVLARVGARSAATINDESESR, via the coding sequence ATGGACAGGCAAGTGAAGGTGGACGGCGCGCGCCTCTGGCGCAGCCTGATGGAGATGGCGGAAATCGGCGCGACCGCGCGCGGCGGCGTACGGCGCCTGGCGCTCACCGACGAGGATCGGCGTGGGCGCGAGCGTTTCGCGCAATGGTGCCGCGAAGCCGGCATGGCGGTCAGCGTCGATGCGGTGGGCAACCTGTTCGCGCGGCGCGCCGGCACCGATCCCGAAGCCGCGCCGGTGCTGGTCGGCAGCCACCTCGACACGCAGCCCGAAGGCGGCCGCTTCGACGGCGTCTACGGCGTGCTGGCCGGGCTGGAACTGGTGCGCGCATTGAACGATGCGGGGCAGGCCACCGAGAAGCCGATCGAGATCGTCTCGTGGACCAACGAGGAGGGAGCCCGCTTCACGCCCGCCATGCTCGGCTCGGCCGTCTATACGGGCGCGACGCCGCTCGATGCCGCGCTGGCGACGAGCGACGCGGACGGCGTGACGCTCGGCGAGGCGCTCGATGCCAGCGGCTATCGCGGGCAGCGCGCGATCGGCGGCGAACGCATCGATGCCTATTTCGAGGCGCACATCGAGCAGGGGCCGGTGCTCGAGGCCAACGGCACCACCATCGGCGTGGTGACGGGCGGCCAGGCGATCCGCTGGCTCGACGTGACGGTGACGGGCGTGGCCGCCCACGCCGGCACCACGCCGATGCCGTATCGCAAGGATGCGCTGTTCGCGAGCGCTCGGATGGCGCTCGAACTGGAGCGCATCATCGCAAGCTACGCGCCGCGCGGGCTGGCCACCATCGGCCAGGCGACGATCCCCAACGCCTCGCGCAACACCATCGCCGGGCAGCTCGCGTTCACCGTCGACCTGCGCCATCACGAGGATGCAGAGGTCGATGCGATCGAGCGCGAACTGCGCGCCGCGTTCGAGCGGATCGCGGCCGAGCGCGGCCTGCGCGTCGAGATCTCGACCTACTGGCGCAGCCCCGCCACGCCCTTCGACGCGAGCTGCGTGGCGCTGGTGCAGCAGGCGGTCGACGCACTCGGGTATTCGAACCAGCGCATCGTCAGCGGCGCCGGCCACGACGCTATCCACCTCGCGCGTCACTGCCCGACCGCGATGGTCTTCATTCCCTGCGTGGACGGCCTTTCGCACAACGAAGCCGAGGACGCACTGCCCGAGGACGTGACGCGCGGCGCCGAGGTGCTGCTGCAGGCCGTGCTCGCGCGCGTCGGCGCGCGCAGCGCCGCCACGATCAACGACGAGTCGGAGAGCCGATGA
- a CDS encoding MFS transporter, with translation MTSTVPQRQPIRAALAAFIGTTIEFYDFYTYATAAALVLGGVFFPSADPFVSTLASFATFAVGFVARPLSGAVFGHWGDRLGRKKMLILTMFLMGVATTGIGLLPSYASIGVAAPVILILLRIVQGIAVGGEWGGAVLMSSEHAAPGRKTLFASFPQLGSPAGLLLSLIAFRAVSALDHEAFLAWGWRLPFLASFVLLVAGVVVRLGVNESPEFEQARRENRRAKAPVREVLRGYWRPIVYAAAATTIGSAGFFFTNTFMISYVTSFLKMPKPLILDCLFAVTLIQLASQPVSALLAQRFGDARFLSAAALLSIFTPYPMFALVNSQQPVLIVLGIALAVVVLSAVYAVIAGFMTRAFPTPLRYSGISIAYQLCATVAGGTTPLIGTMLAQHYRGQWLPLAMFFSLLSAVSLVGIVALARYQRRLAPAHEAAAGSVPAA, from the coding sequence ATGACGTCCACCGTCCCTCAACGCCAGCCGATCCGCGCCGCGCTCGCGGCCTTCATCGGCACGACCATCGAGTTCTACGATTTCTATACCTACGCCACGGCCGCCGCGCTGGTGCTCGGCGGCGTGTTCTTCCCAAGCGCGGATCCGTTCGTCAGCACGCTCGCCTCGTTCGCGACCTTCGCGGTCGGCTTCGTCGCGCGGCCGCTGAGCGGCGCCGTGTTCGGTCATTGGGGCGACCGGCTCGGCCGCAAGAAAATGCTGATCCTGACCATGTTCCTGATGGGCGTGGCGACCACCGGCATCGGCCTGCTGCCATCCTATGCGTCGATCGGCGTGGCCGCGCCGGTGATCCTGATTCTGCTGCGCATCGTGCAGGGCATCGCGGTCGGCGGCGAATGGGGCGGCGCGGTGCTGATGTCGAGCGAGCATGCCGCGCCCGGGCGCAAGACGCTGTTCGCCTCGTTCCCGCAGCTGGGCAGCCCGGCCGGGCTGCTGCTCTCGCTGATCGCATTCCGCGCCGTCTCGGCGCTCGATCACGAGGCCTTCCTGGCCTGGGGCTGGCGGCTGCCGTTCCTGGCCAGCTTCGTGCTGCTGGTGGCCGGCGTGGTGGTGCGCCTCGGCGTGAACGAATCGCCAGAGTTCGAGCAGGCCCGGCGCGAGAACCGGCGCGCCAAGGCGCCGGTCAGGGAGGTGCTGCGCGGCTACTGGCGGCCGATCGTCTATGCCGCGGCGGCCACCACCATCGGCTCGGCCGGCTTCTTCTTCACCAACACCTTCATGATCTCCTACGTGACGAGCTTCCTGAAGATGCCCAAGCCGCTGATCCTCGACTGCCTGTTCGCGGTCACGCTGATCCAGCTCGCCTCGCAGCCGGTCTCGGCGCTGCTGGCCCAGCGTTTCGGCGATGCGCGCTTCCTGAGCGCGGCGGCGCTGCTGTCGATCTTCACGCCCTATCCGATGTTCGCGCTCGTCAACAGCCAGCAGCCGGTGCTGATCGTGCTCGGCATCGCGCTGGCGGTGGTGGTGCTGTCGGCCGTTTATGCCGTGATCGCCGGTTTCATGACACGCGCCTTCCCGACCCCGCTGCGCTATTCCGGCATCTCGATCGCCTACCAGCTCTGCGCGACCGTGGCCGGCGGCACCACCCCGCTGATCGGCACCATGCTCGCGCAGCATTACCGCGGCCAGTGGCTGCCGCTCGCGATGTTCTTCTCGCTGCTGTCGGCCGTCTCGCTGGTCGGCATCGTCGCGCTGGCGCGCTACCAGCGCCGTCTCGCGCCCGCGCACGAGGCGGCGGCCGGCTCCGTGCCGGCGGCGTGA